A genomic stretch from Podospora pseudoanserina strain CBS 124.78 chromosome 3, whole genome shotgun sequence includes:
- a CDS encoding hypothetical protein (EggNog:ENOG503PHCQ) codes for MAIASLQQPTQAEPPPPPPPPPGLSLWPQLEQQPQQQSQQSHTPRQPSFAERKSHQQHQQHQQQHARRGSSPEKGQSRFLEGSMNDRVSAVPPPEFITGNKTEEEIREWERQFYFPSSSSSTYHGGGVTMSTPASPTMSGFGGHPLMRPRSSLQVWGGGYSGQVQQKKSSGFLAPLWDGVREKLRGSRSSGSMEGVMMQGQGQGHGERAKVVTRAEQSQQPQQQQQKKEASSSRPASPVKPPSIVTGAANGTSYPSREEVLASYKSLQASGFFSAHAIKGTRHPLRNAASAPMTRTTTEMQVAGTMSPSGPSSPTSSLYVNGDRRSFADRLAAVNSQQQLRPAPSTASFRSPAAPTRAPPPPPPEEENSEDASPSRGTKRPSQDIHGEQETATRKLVKKLRRSNSRTSTKTNFTTQTANFYGGHHHHHHHKSRPSTSSAMSGFSLFGGASLYTTTSTVVDPEQHTPTQSPSKSAKLRSKMSFGNLVSGKLTKEKKEKKERTSFLGGLRRKTKGSKTPPAEQQQQQHQSVQREEDVDMGINIPAQVAQSMVQPSRYDDDDDEMMLDAPYITPHPTHYHVSNPHPHPHPHPHPHPHHHVLHQRGNSLPLATLTESSPSRRNITPPTSAFYTSHGHQPRIRRSLEMELENEVVIPDANRGIPKVPKIPRTYYTGKAVVVDIDEERRVKRESLQVLMGKQRKHRDSGMSGFSWGSGGRSFSGVSGGSGMSGSGQENRGEVYVHPSQSGW; via the exons ATGGCGATTGCCTCTTTGCAACAACCAACACAGGCAGag ccaccaccaccaccaccaccaccacctggtTTATCGCTGTGGCCGCAATTAgaacagcaaccacaacagcaatCGCAACAATCGCACACCCCCCGACAACCATCCTTCGCCGAACGCAAAtcccaccaacaacaccaacaacaccaacaacaacacgccCGCCGGGGGTCCTCTCCCGAAAAGGGACAGTCGAGGTTTCTGGAAGGGAGCATGAACGATCGCGTCAGCGCGGTGCCCCCGCCGGAATTCATCACTGGGAATAaaaccgaggaggagatacgggagtgggagaggcaATTTTATTTTccgtcgtcctcttcttcgacTTATCACGGGGGAGGAGTGACAATGTCCACTCCTGCGAGCCCGACAATGTCGGGGTTTGGTGGGCATCCGTTGATGAGGCCGAGGAGCAGTTTGCAGGTTTGGGGTGGCGGGTATAGCGGACAGGTGCAACAGAAAAAGAGCAGCGGCTTTTTGGCGCCGCTTTGGGATGGCGTGAGGGAGAAGCTGAGGGGGAGTAGGAGTTCGGGGAgtatggagggggtgatgatgcaggggcaggggcaggggcatggggagagggcgaaggTGGTGACCAGGGCAGAACAatcacaacaaccacaacagcaacagcaaaagaaggaggCGTCGTCGTCCAGGCCGGCGAGCCCGGTGAAGCCACCGAGTATTGTTACTGGTGCGGCGAACGGGACGAGTTATCCCTCtagggaggaggtgctggcgAGTTACAAGAGTTTGCAGGCTTCGGGGTTTTTCAGTGCGCATGCTATCAAGGGGACTAGACATCCCCTTCGCAACGCTGCCAGCGcgccgatgacgaggacgacgacggagaTGCAGGTTGCGGGAACGATGTCGCCTTCTGGACCGTCGAGCCCGACGAGTAGTTTGTATGTCAATGGGGATAGGAGGTCGTTCGCGGATAGGTTGGCTGCCGTGAACAGTCAACAGCAGCTGCGACCTGCCCCTTCGACTGCGAGCTTTCGGAGTCCGGCGGCGCCAACGAGggcgcctccgccgccaccgccggaggaggagaattCGGAGGATGCGAGTCCGAGTCGGGGGACCAAGAGGCCGAGTCAGGACATTCACGGGGAGCAGGAGACTGCGACTAGGAAGCTGGTGAAGAAGCTGAGGAGGTCGAACAGTCGGACGTCGACCAAGACGAACTTTACGACGCAGACAGCGAATTTTTACGggggtcatcatcatcatcaccatcacaagTCGAGGCCGTCGACCTCGTCGGCGATGTCGGGGTTTAGTTTGTTTGGGGGGGCGTCGCTTTATACCACGACGAGCACGGTCGTGGACCCGGAGCAGCATACGCCGACTCAAAGCCCGAGCAAATCGGCGAAGCTGAGGTCCAAGATGAGTTTTGGGAATTTGGTCTCGGGGAAGCTGacgaaagagaagaaggagaagaaggagaggacgagTTTTCTtggtgggttgaggaggaagacgaaggGGTCGAAGACGCCGCCGgcggaacagcagcagcaacagcatcagaGTGTTCagagggaagaggatgtCGATATGGGGATCAACATTCCGGCGCAGGTCGCGCAGAGTATGGTGCAACCTAGCCGttatgacgatgacgatgatgagatgatgcTTGATGCGCCCTATATCACGCCTCACCCGACTCACTATCACGTTTCGAACCCGCACCCACACCCGCACCCCCACCcgcaccctcacccccaccatcatGTCCTGCATCAGAGGGGTAACAGCCTGCCGTTGGCGACTCTGACCGAATCTTCCCCTTCGAGAAGAAACATCACCCCGCCTACCTCGGCGTTTTACACCTCGCATGGGCACCAGCCACGGATcaggaggagcttggagatggagcTGGAGAATGAGGTTGTTATTCCGGATGCGAATAGGGGGATTCCAAAGGTGCCCAAGATTCCGAGGACGTACTACACGGgcaaggcggtggtggtggacattgacgaggagaggagggtgaagagggagagttTGCAGGTTTTGATGGGGAAGCAGAGGAAGCATAGGGATAGCGGGATGAGCGGATTTTCTTGGGGGAgcggggggaggagtttTAGCGGTGTCagtggggggagtgggatgagCGGGAGCGGACAGGAGAACAGGGGGGAGGTGTATGTTCATCCTAGTCAGAGCGGGTGGTGA
- a CDS encoding hypothetical protein (EggNog:ENOG503NZB3; COG:K) yields MGAQVVPSASHGMPALEVAEPNPPHIISRATKGGRTLWYCLKVIQQPERARACGSGPKSSADRRPVDPPPVVELRVYEGHTWEAAQDKDITFLYNANFFLYATLEHARVMAHGRVQTPAANTPPVLTGMPVSGMAYLDRPTEAGYFLFPDLSVRHEGRYRLTFSLYEETKEDKDKDPQSDSSASEGQSSSPAQGGSFDFRMEVKSQDFVVYSAKKFPGLAESTALSRMVAEQGCRVRIRRDVRMRRRDGKGAGDYDNGDDEYARRRSRRTATPVADARPDFNRNRSMSGSAERAPYPADSQRRPSMADYPSQFPGQPGSQGGHLQFLNGGPNGQYPSQPPPQNFAQPPSVPASPVYPPSQAAPYPSQTSYQAAPPPPPPSYRQRERTPSQSSYAPLNPAPRRDSAQPQGFRSSSGHVTLPPLVPAFPQHNSHRMPPPKMPSLPPIQVDGPQTSTLPGASQLPLPSPTALQAARPNFPAPAAGPVDRIMTTQYAGSKRAHDQSFKTADQPRRFQDGARDEGSSEDPDAGLGPMIYSRAAGFYTTVPADQCPE; encoded by the exons ATGGGCGCACAAGTTGTTCCATCAGCCTCTCACGGCATGCCGGCCCTGGAAGTCGCTGAGCCAAATCCTCCGCATATCATTAGCCGCGCAACCAAGGGAGGACGCACCCTGTGGTACTGCTTGAAGGTCATCCAGCAACCCGAGCGCGCAAGAGCATGCGGTTCAGGCCCAAAGT CATCGGCTGACCGTCGTCCCGTCGACCCGCCTCCCGTTGTGGAGCTGCGCGTCTATGAGGGCCATACTTGGGAGGCGGCCCAGGATAAGGATATCACTTTCCTGTACAACGCCAACTTCTTTCTCTACGCCACTCTCGAACATGCCAGAGTCATGGCCCACGGTCGCGTTCAGaccccagcagccaacacGCCGCCCGTCTTGACCGGTATGCCCGTGTCTGGAATGGCTTATCTGGACCGTCCTACCGAAGCCGGCTATTTCTTGTTCCCTGATCTGTCTGTCAGGCACGAGGGCCGTTATAGACTGACGTTCAGCCTCTAcgaggagaccaaggaggacaaggacaaggaccCGCAGAGCGACAGCTCGGCCTCCGAGGGCCAGAGCTCCAGCCCGGCCCAGGGAGGCTCTTTTGACTTCAGGATGGAGGTCAAGTCGCAGGACTTCGTCGTCTACAGCGCCAAGAAGTTCCCTGGTTTGGCTGAAAGCACCGCTCTCAGCCGCATGGTTGCCGAGCAAGGCTGCCGTGTCCGCATTCGCCGCGATGTTAGGATGAGACGGCGTGATGGAAAGGGTGCTGGTGACTATGACAATGGCGATGACGAGTATGCACGAAGACGTTCTCGAAGAACCGCCACGCCCGTGGCCGATGCTCGGCCTGACTTCAACCGCAACCGATCGATGAGCGGAAGCGCGGAACGGGCTCCCTACCCTGCCGACTCGCAGCGCCGCCCATCGATGGCCGACTACCCTTCGCAATTTCCTGGACAGCCAGGCTCCCAGGGAGGGCACCTTCAGTTCCTCAACGGAGGCCCCAACGGCCAGTATCCTTCtcagccaccacctcaaaACTTTGCTCAACCTCCCTCGGTTCCCGCTTCACCCGTGTACCCACCAAGCCAGGCGGCGCCGTACCCATCGCAGACTTCGTACCaggctgctcctccaccaccgcccccttcGTACAGACAGCGCGAGCGAACGCCTTCGCAGTCGTCGTATGCGCCTCTCAACCCGGCTCCTCGTCGCGACAGCGCGCAACCACAGGGCTTCAGGTCATCCTCTGGCCAcgtcaccctccctcccttggTTCCGGCTTTCCCGCAGCACAACTCGCACCGCATGCCGCCGCCCAAGATGCCGTCCCTGCCGCCCATCCAGGTCGACGGACCCCAAACCAGCACGCTTCCCGGCGCCAGCCAGCTCCCGTTGCCGAGTCCGACGGCGCTTCAGGCCGCCCGTCCCAACTTCCCGGCGCCGGCTGCCGGCCCCGTTGACCGCATCATGACAACGCAGTACGCTGGCTCGAAGCGGGCCCACGACCAGTCCTTCAAGACTGCTGACCAACCTAGGCGGTTCCAGGATGGTGCCCGCGACGAGGGTTCCTCTGAGGATCCAGATGCCGGGCTTGGGCCCATGATCTACTCGAGAGCGGCTGGATTTTATACTACGGTTCCGGCCGACCAATGTCCCGAGTAG
- a CDS encoding hypothetical protein (EggNog:ENOG5038BVK; COG:M), with product MAQIYSKAARVIVWLGEAEDGGDKALEQLRQLCIR from the coding sequence ATGGCCCAGATCTACAGCAAGGCGGCACGGGTTATAGTCTGGCTCGGTGAAGCAGAAGACGGTGGGGACAAAGCACTCGAGCAGCTCCGTCAGCTTTGCATCCGATGA
- a CDS encoding hypothetical protein (EggNog:ENOG503NWPC; COG:M) gives MAVIRGKGTLSGRVAEVNQVAQGGRQNVVIDYTLADYGWSPEGPSEATSLPPSANAVRPGDIVCKLKNAGSPMIIRPPVDYFSVAMIMVSLKRPLPNEKPAVWMTKSFLLVWDWTHGASGPDAKFDVLVARRDLDHGLDDRLRGFDMASVFLEKPATLARPVDSPNHSKIQGLLSDGVKLAEKEYGRNDRKTVNVKIRTALYDWDVRKLRESKASTTHGKEAAR, from the exons ATGGCCGTGATCAGGGGGAAAGGGACTCTTTCGGGCAGGGTAGCGGAGGTGAACCAAGTCGCGCAGGGTGGGCGGCAAAACGTGGTCATTGACTACACGCTGGCCGATTATGGGTGGTCGCCTGAAGGGCCTAGTGAGGCGACGTCCCTCCCGCCATCAGCAAACGCTGTCCGGCCGGGCGATATTGTGTGCAAGCTGAAGAATGCCGGGAGCCCGATGATCATTCGACCACCCGTGGATTACTTCTCAGTTGCCATGATCATGGTTTCTCTTAAACGACCATTACCCAATGAGAAGCCGGCTGTTTGGATGACAAAGagctttcttcttgtttgggACTGGACACATGGCGCATCAGGCCCTGATGCCAAGTTCGACGTTCTGGTTGCGCGTCGTGATCTTGATCACGGGCTCGATGACcggttgagggggtttgacATGGCTTCCGTATTCCTGGAGAAGCCAGCAACACTGGCAAGACCCGTAGATTCTCCCAATCATTCGAAGATACAGGGGCTCCTTAGCGACGGGGTTAAGTTAGCTGAGAAAGAGTACGGGCGCAACGACCGGAAGACAGTGAACGTAAAGATCAGGACTGCTCTGTATGACTGGGACgtgaggaagttgagggag AGCAAAGCTTCGACGACTCATGGAAAAGAGGCTGCGCGTTGA